In one Salvelinus sp. IW2-2015 linkage group LG26, ASM291031v2, whole genome shotgun sequence genomic region, the following are encoded:
- the LOC111952505 gene encoding peptide deformylase, mitochondrial isoform X2, whose amino-acid sequence MCVSKAPWPHFTVSIGWVVPVSSVAPSRSLQASRWVTQCYESRLQWWTLGPEVQEVIRTMLRVLDGRTVKFQEACESISGFSATVPHYLSVEVPGLNEKAEPVTWQVSGWPARILQHEMDHLDVVWYIDRMDSKTFNVKGQHRTSSSFKLTLSP is encoded by the exons ATGTGTGTTTCAAAAGCCCCATGGCCCCATTTCACTGTCTCCATTGGCTGGGTAGTCCCCGTCTCATCTGTGGCCCCTTCCCGGTCTCTACAAGCGTCAAG GTGGGTGACCCAGTGCTACGAATCCAGGCTGCAGTGGTGGACCCTGGGACCGGAGGTTCAGGAGGTGATCCGCACCATG CTGCGGGTCCTGGATGGGCGCACTGTTAAGTTCCAGGAGGCATGTGAGAGCATCTCAGGGTTCTCAGCCACTGTTCCACACTACCTCTCTGTGGAAGTCCCGG gCCTGAATGAGAAGGCAGAGCCTGTGACCTGGCAAGTGAGCGGATGGCCCGCACGCATCCTACAGCATGAGATGGATCACTTGGATGTAGTCTGGTACATTGACCGCATGGACAGTAAAACCTTCAACGTGAAAGGGCAGCACAGAACGAGTAGCAGTTTCAAACTAACCTTGTCACCCTGA
- the LOC111952505 gene encoding peptide deformylase, mitochondrial isoform X1, which produces MAPFHCLHWLGSPRLICGPFPVSTSVKVGDPVLRIQAAVVDPGTGGSGGDPHHALEFPERMLDHSLPAAHEVCGLTTVPLXIFINHQLRVLDGRTVKFQEACESISGFSATVPHYLSVEVPGLNEKAEPVTWQVSGWPARILQHEMDHLDVVWYIDRMDSKTFNVKGQHRTSSSFKLTLSP; this is translated from the exons ATGGCCCCATTTCACTGTCTCCATTGGCTGGGTAGTCCCCGTCTCATCTGTGGCCCCTTCCCGGTCTCTACAAGCGTCAAG GTGGGTGACCCAGTGCTACGAATCCAGGCTGCAGTGGTGGACCCTGGGACCGGAGGTTCAGGAGGTGATCCGCACCATG CTCTGGAGTTCCCAGAGCGCATGTTGGATCACAGCTTGCCTGCTGCACATGAAGTCTGCGGTCTCACCACTGTGCCTCTGYGGATCTTCATCAACCACCAGCTGCGGGTCCTGGATGGGCGCACTGTTAAGTTCCAGGAGGCATGTGAGAGCATCTCAGGGTTCTCAGCCACTGTTCCACACTACCTCTCTGTGGAAGTCCCGG gCCTGAATGAGAAGGCAGAGCCTGTGACCTGGCAAGTGAGCGGATGGCCCGCACGCATCCTACAGCATGAGATGGATCACTTGGATGTAGTCTGGTACATTGACCGCATGGACAGTAAAACCTTCAACGTGAAAGGGCAGCACAGAACGAGTAGCAGTTTCAAACTAACCTTGTCACCCTGA